The following coding sequences lie in one Flavobacterium sp. 20NA77.7 genomic window:
- a CDS encoding DUF47 domain-containing protein translates to MALKNILNFFSPKDKTFFPLFEQATNKLTKLSETLHEAVNASKGDRDAYYKKVDELAESIENISHKMNIELSKNFITPFDREDIHALMSTIDDVSSNLQEASNRIRMYQVEKITKSIRKITEINLEACHHISKSVKDLKDMKNFKAVFDSVKKINKLDRKSDSVFEKAVADIFENETDVKNIIKYKEVLASLDKATDKCKSVARVLEAVAVKHS, encoded by the coding sequence ATGGCTTTAAAAAACATTTTAAATTTTTTCTCTCCAAAGGATAAAACGTTTTTTCCTTTATTTGAGCAAGCAACTAACAAGCTAACTAAACTTTCTGAAACGCTTCACGAAGCTGTTAATGCCTCAAAAGGGGACAGAGATGCTTATTACAAAAAAGTTGATGAGTTAGCGGAGTCTATTGAGAATATTTCTCATAAAATGAACATTGAATTAAGTAAAAACTTCATTACACCTTTTGATAGAGAAGATATTCATGCTTTAATGTCAACTATTGATGATGTTTCAAGCAATTTACAAGAAGCTTCAAATAGAATACGAATGTATCAAGTAGAGAAAATTACTAAATCTATTCGTAAGATTACAGAAATTAATTTAGAAGCTTGTCATCATATCTCTAAATCTGTAAAAGATTTGAAGGATATGAAAAATTTTAAAGCAGTTTTTGATTCAGTTAAAAAAATCAATAAATTAGATAGAAAATCTGATTCTGTTTTTGAAAAAGCAGTAGCTGATATATTTGAAAACGAAACAGACGTTAAAAATATTATTAAATACAAAGAAGTATTAGCTTCATTAGATAAAGCAACAGATAAATGTAAATCAGTTGCACGTGTATTAGAAGCAGTGGCAGTTAAACATTCTTAA
- a CDS encoding inorganic phosphate transporter, translating to MFTLLIVIIVIALLFDLVNGFHDAANSIATVVSTKVLSPTQAVVWAAFFNFVAYWVFDMSVGNTVAKTVDSSVINLWVILAGLLAATAWNLLTWWLGIPSSSSHTLIGGFGGAAVAHAGFGVLNSEEILKTVLFIFLAPVIGGIISFFIAMVTIQRNFYKKITISILASVATVYTTYALKDTLDIKPIMIWIIGVLLGFFILVYFGYEIINGKRPSHTKEGNMYKKLQLLSSAAFSLGHGGADSQKVMGIICAACIVYANSYRTTTDTHTPDFLKDYLHVTEILQVKYTNDEGKVKKFKPSVGVFGKDTLYLDGKNIIDVTTGEKIFEDEKLNPKVAKTNPFIQHLIKENSSKADDFGKASKALTKLEVYSDKKDVKDVVTNEVIFNDKHINPKYRFSKIFKKYVDEKGKLLEGHKVETKVTKDTMSFLIAFGCYLMIGLGTLMGGWKIVKTMGSKITKVTPLEGVCSETAGALTLFTVSQMGVPVSTTHTITGSIIGVGATKRLSAVRWGVTINLLWAWILTIPVSALIAAVFYYIFKLFI from the coding sequence ATGTTTACATTATTAATAGTAATTATAGTAATTGCTTTATTGTTTGATTTGGTTAATGGCTTTCATGATGCAGCTAATTCAATAGCAACAGTTGTATCTACAAAAGTATTATCTCCAACACAAGCAGTGGTTTGGGCTGCCTTCTTCAACTTTGTTGCTTATTGGGTTTTTGACATGAGCGTAGGAAATACGGTAGCAAAAACAGTTGATAGTTCGGTTATTAACTTATGGGTAATATTAGCTGGATTATTAGCTGCAACAGCATGGAATTTATTGACTTGGTGGCTAGGTATTCCTTCTTCATCATCACATACCTTAATTGGAGGTTTTGGAGGTGCCGCAGTAGCACATGCAGGTTTTGGGGTTCTAAATTCAGAAGAAATTTTAAAAACAGTTTTGTTTATATTTCTAGCTCCAGTGATAGGGGGAATAATATCCTTTTTTATTGCAATGGTTACGATTCAACGTAATTTTTACAAGAAAATAACTATTTCCATTTTAGCATCTGTAGCAACAGTATATACTACGTATGCGTTGAAAGATACGTTGGATATTAAACCAATCATGATTTGGATTATTGGTGTATTATTAGGTTTCTTTATTTTGGTTTATTTTGGTTATGAAATCATCAATGGTAAAAGGCCTTCACATACTAAAGAAGGAAATATGTATAAAAAGTTACAATTACTTTCTTCGGCAGCCTTTTCATTAGGACATGGTGGAGCAGATTCACAAAAAGTAATGGGTATTATCTGTGCGGCTTGTATTGTATATGCAAATTCATATAGAACTACGACTGACACACATACACCAGATTTCTTAAAGGATTATTTACATGTGACAGAAATTCTTCAAGTTAAATATACCAATGATGAAGGAAAAGTAAAGAAATTTAAACCATCTGTAGGTGTTTTTGGAAAAGATACGTTGTATTTAGATGGTAAAAATATTATTGATGTTACGACGGGTGAGAAAATTTTTGAAGATGAAAAACTAAATCCTAAAGTAGCCAAAACGAATCCATTTATTCAACATCTTATTAAGGAAAATAGTAGTAAGGCCGATGATTTTGGTAAAGCATCTAAGGCTTTGACTAAGCTAGAAGTTTATTCAGATAAAAAAGATGTGAAAGATGTTGTAACTAATGAAGTTATCTTTAATGACAAACATATTAATCCTAAGTATAGATTTTCTAAAATATTTAAGAAATATGTGGATGAAAAAGGGAAACTGCTAGAAGGACATAAAGTGGAAACTAAAGTAACCAAAGATACTATGAGTTTCTTAATTGCTTTTGGATGTTATTTAATGATAGGATTAGGTACCTTGATGGGTGGATGGAAAATTGTGAAAACGATGGGATCTAAAATTACAAAAGTAACGCCTTTAGAAGGAGTTTGTTCTGAAACGGCAGGTGCATTAACCTTATTTACCGTTTCGCAAATGGGAGTTCCGGTTTCTACAACCCATACCATTACGGGTTCTATCATTGGAGTAGGTGCAACAAAGCGTTTAAGTGCTGTAAGATGGGGAGTAACCATTAACTTATTATGGGCATGGATTTTAACAATACCAGTTTCGGCATTGATAGCAGCTGTGTTCTATTATATATTTAAGTTATTTATATAA
- a CDS encoding DUF2490 domain-containing protein, translating to MKKLVYLNLFVFLTSSMLFAQINPKADQSNGWIFYTGNHKLTDKWGLHTEYQFRRNDEFSKPMQHQIRLGLDYNLTKQLTVSAGWSYIETFAYGDFADEIPAKYNNYKFNEQRAWEQFIIKHEHINRFHFDSRFRLEQRWIASVKNFGTDTAPNYLRYDDPSEGYWKYRQRARYRFRVQVPLTKSEMKDNTLFFVAADEIFVNFGKNVPANIFDQNRLYLALGWRFTKDTNVQVGYMNQFIEKSDGVHKENNHTLQVALTYNIDFSKLFKSTKKE from the coding sequence ATGAAAAAATTAGTTTATCTTAATTTATTTGTTTTTTTAACATCCTCTATGTTATTCGCTCAAATTAATCCTAAAGCAGACCAATCTAATGGCTGGATTTTTTATACAGGTAATCATAAATTAACTGATAAATGGGGATTACATACAGAATACCAATTTAGACGTAATGATGAATTTTCTAAACCGATGCAACATCAAATTAGATTAGGTTTAGATTATAATCTAACAAAGCAATTAACTGTTTCTGCAGGTTGGTCATACATTGAAACATTTGCCTATGGAGATTTTGCAGATGAAATACCAGCCAAATACAATAATTATAAATTTAATGAACAACGCGCATGGGAGCAATTCATTATTAAACATGAGCATATTAATCGCTTCCATTTTGATAGTAGATTTCGTTTAGAGCAAAGATGGATTGCTTCGGTAAAAAACTTTGGTACAGATACAGCTCCAAATTATTTAAGATATGATGATCCTTCAGAGGGATATTGGAAATACAGGCAAAGAGCTCGTTATAGATTTAGAGTTCAAGTGCCGTTGACAAAATCTGAAATGAAAGATAATACTTTGTTTTTTGTAGCTGCAGATGAAATATTTGTCAATTTTGGAAAAAATGTACCCGCAAATATTTTTGATCAAAACCGATTATACTTAGCACTGGGTTGGCGCTTTACTAAAGATACTAACGTACAAGTAGGATATATGAACCAATTTATTGAAAAATCAGACGGTGTGCATAAAGAAAACAATCATACGTTACAAGTAGCTTTAACTTATAATATTGATTTCTCAAAATTATTTAAATCCACTAAAAAAGAATAA